In Bombus fervidus isolate BK054 chromosome 11, iyBomFerv1, whole genome shotgun sequence, a single genomic region encodes these proteins:
- the LOC139992332 gene encoding uncharacterized protein isoform X2, protein MVYESDFYTTRRPYSRPLVSSYSITLRSIPRMPYVAHKRLVTVIHLPYHTVYHGGSLIPIRVHARVRPSVLAAEINRIRNLTRPSTESYTEKYLRSKDHIYFDDEAREIRARVDSLLRRVHVFIPRAVASDFAEEIIPERMGSGDYVRRLISGKHNAKKDTIEPISWYDVPDRGNFGNLACVKYVAGKPQSVRKPYFKVADLRPSDVKNDVNFLSYYSKNREAAANASPDVPMTERELRKARALQPDLDESTLRKEVKTDKETESKPEKKRGFKREKAETKGTEDEATKASTLQSIREPEPVNETQSKPETIKEAEFASEIAKQPEPLQESELSKQPEPAKAPKSAKKVKPMKEPEPVKEAKPSKEPEPAKEPEIAKDLEPTKELEPAKEPEPVKEPEPVKEPESVEEPESVKEAELAKEVEPAEQAESVKQSEPELEAIKEPVKESESMKEVESVKEPEPLREPAISLEPELNSENPAESIQGSQAVTEALQESESEAVQGPQPISELETNQESMLKASSEPQTTEGVSESDETDEKKATNKIVKHDKEEAVKRIEQYLIKAVEEARTEEEKKQAAEEEIVKLEADEVKAWEALQVAQERLAHLDEIVEQEKAEAERKVEEAKIEASRLETERILEEERKIAEAKTTAMLKEQERMIIEEELEKARDQEETEIRLANVTFDDPDEVKDIEHYHDDVITSDITDQEREERLCDPVTDDDTRVEDDVQEEERFEMAQDPFVEEPEGAESKPVTGGNAVEESPNIEEVTSGGEESFEWAEEDA, encoded by the exons AGTTCATGCGCGCGTACGTCCCAGCGTCCTTGCAGCTGAGATCAACAGGATACGCAACCTGACAAGACCCTCGACCGAATCCTACACGGAAAAGTATCTTCGATCCAAGGATCACATC TACTTCGACGACGAGGCGAGGGAAATACGTGCGAGAGTGGATTCTCTTCTTCGACGAGTTCACGTCTTCATTCCACGAGCCGTAGCAAG CGACTTCGCGGAAGAGATAATACCAGAACGTATGGGCAGCGGGGATTACGTCCGTCGACTAATCTCTGGAAAGCACAACGCGAAGAAAGACACGATAGAGCCGATTTCCTGGTATGATGTACCCGATCGAGGTAACTTCGGTAATCTGGCTTGCGTTAAATATGTCGCCGGCAAGCCACAATCGGTCAGGAAACCCTACTTCAAGGTTGCTGATTTACGTCCTTCGGACGTCAAAAACGATGTCAATTTTCTGAGTTACTACAGCAAGAACCGCGAGGCGGCGGCTAACGCCT CGCCAGATGTGCCGATGACGGAAAGAGAATTACGGAAGG CGCGAGCGTTGCAACCTGATTTGGATGAATCAACGCTGAGGAAAG AAGTTAAAACAGATAAAGAAACGGAATCAAAGCCAGAAAAGAAACGTGGATTTAAGCGAGAAAAAGCGGAAACGAAGGGAACAGAGGACGAAGCAACCAAAGCTTCGACGTTACAATCTATAAGGGAGCCAGAACCGGTAAATGAAACTCAATCTAAACCGGAAACTATAAAAGAGGCTGAATTTGCATCAGAAATTGCGAAACAACCCGAACCCTTGCAAGAATCCGAACTCAGCAAACAACCTGAACCTGCAAAAGCACCTAAATCCGCGAAAAAAGTCAAACCTATGAAAGAGCCGGAACCAGTGAAAGAAGCGAAACCTTCGAAGGAACCTGAACCTGCGAAAGAACCGGAAATTGCGAAGGATCTAGAACCTACGAAGGAACTGGAACCTGCCAAGGAACCGGAGCCTGTAAAAGAACCAGAGCCTGTGAAGGAACCGGAGTCTGTGGAGGAGCCGGAATCTGTGAAGGAAGCGGAACTTGCGAAAGAAGTAGAACCTGCGGAGCAAGCAGAATCCGTGAAACAATCAGAACCGGAATTGGAAGCTATAAAAGAGCCCGTGAAAGAATCCGAATCCATGAAGGAAGTGGAATCTGTGAAGGAACCTGAGCCACTTCGAGAACCTGCGATATCGTTAGAACCGGAATTAAACTCGGAAAATCCAGCGGAATCTATACAGGGATCGCAAGCGGTTACAGAAGCCCTGCAAGAGTCAGAATCAGAAGCAGTTCAAGGGCCACAACCGATATCCGAGCTAGAAACCAATCAAGAATCTATGCTGAAAGCAAGTTCAGAACCTCAAACTACAGAAGGTGTAAGTGAGTCGGACGAAACAGACGAAAAGAAGGCGACAAATAAAATTG TGAAACATGACAAGGAAGAGGCGGTTAAAAGAATAGAGCAATACCTCATTAAAGCTGTTGAGGAGGCAAG GAccgaggaagaaaagaaacaggcTGCCGAGGAAGAAATAGTAAAACTCGAAGCGGATGAGGTGAAAGCATGGGAAGCATTACAGGTAGCGCAGGAACGTTTGGCGCATCTTGACGAAATTGTCGAACAAGAAAAAGCCGAAGCTGAAAGAAAAGTCGAGGAGGCGAAAATCGAGGCTAGTCGATTGGAAACCGAAAGAATACTTGAGGAAGAAAG gaAAATAGCAGAAGCTAAAACAACGGCTATGTTGAAGGAACAGGAGCGAATGATCATAGAGGAAGAACTCGAGAAGGCTCGTGACCAAGAGGAAACAGAGATAAGGTTAGCGAATGTTACGTTCGACGATCCAGATGAAGTGAAAGACATCGAACATTATCACGACGATGTGATAACCAGCGATATCACTGATCaggaaagggaagaaaggCTCTGTGATCCAGTTACAGACGACGATACGAGG GTCGAAGATGATGTGCAAGAAGAAGAACGTTTTGAGATGGCACAAGATCCTTTCGTCGAGGAACCAGAAGGAGCGGAAAGCAAACCTGTAACCGGCGGGAATGCCGTCGAAGAATCGCCAAACATCGAAGAAGTAACGTCTGGTGGAGAAGAGAGTTTCGAATGGGCCGAAGAAGATGCTTAA
- the LOC139992332 gene encoding uncharacterized protein isoform X1 has translation MVYESDFYTTRRPYSRPLVSSYSITDRPITLPISTILQLRSIPRMPYVAHKRLVTVIHLPYHTVYHGGSLIPIRVHARVRPSVLAAEINRIRNLTRPSTESYTEKYLRSKDHIYFDDEAREIRARVDSLLRRVHVFIPRAVASDFAEEIIPERMGSGDYVRRLISGKHNAKKDTIEPISWYDVPDRGNFGNLACVKYVAGKPQSVRKPYFKVADLRPSDVKNDVNFLSYYSKNREAAANASPDVPMTERELRKARALQPDLDESTLRKEVKTDKETESKPEKKRGFKREKAETKGTEDEATKASTLQSIREPEPVNETQSKPETIKEAEFASEIAKQPEPLQESELSKQPEPAKAPKSAKKVKPMKEPEPVKEAKPSKEPEPAKEPEIAKDLEPTKELEPAKEPEPVKEPEPVKEPESVEEPESVKEAELAKEVEPAEQAESVKQSEPELEAIKEPVKESESMKEVESVKEPEPLREPAISLEPELNSENPAESIQGSQAVTEALQESESEAVQGPQPISELETNQESMLKASSEPQTTEGVSESDETDEKKATNKIVKHDKEEAVKRIEQYLIKAVEEARTEEEKKQAAEEEIVKLEADEVKAWEALQVAQERLAHLDEIVEQEKAEAERKVEEAKIEASRLETERILEEERKIAEAKTTAMLKEQERMIIEEELEKARDQEETEIRLANVTFDDPDEVKDIEHYHDDVITSDITDQEREERLCDPVTDDDTRVEDDVQEEERFEMAQDPFVEEPEGAESKPVTGGNAVEESPNIEEVTSGGEESFEWAEEDA, from the exons AGTTCATGCGCGCGTACGTCCCAGCGTCCTTGCAGCTGAGATCAACAGGATACGCAACCTGACAAGACCCTCGACCGAATCCTACACGGAAAAGTATCTTCGATCCAAGGATCACATC TACTTCGACGACGAGGCGAGGGAAATACGTGCGAGAGTGGATTCTCTTCTTCGACGAGTTCACGTCTTCATTCCACGAGCCGTAGCAAG CGACTTCGCGGAAGAGATAATACCAGAACGTATGGGCAGCGGGGATTACGTCCGTCGACTAATCTCTGGAAAGCACAACGCGAAGAAAGACACGATAGAGCCGATTTCCTGGTATGATGTACCCGATCGAGGTAACTTCGGTAATCTGGCTTGCGTTAAATATGTCGCCGGCAAGCCACAATCGGTCAGGAAACCCTACTTCAAGGTTGCTGATTTACGTCCTTCGGACGTCAAAAACGATGTCAATTTTCTGAGTTACTACAGCAAGAACCGCGAGGCGGCGGCTAACGCCT CGCCAGATGTGCCGATGACGGAAAGAGAATTACGGAAGG CGCGAGCGTTGCAACCTGATTTGGATGAATCAACGCTGAGGAAAG AAGTTAAAACAGATAAAGAAACGGAATCAAAGCCAGAAAAGAAACGTGGATTTAAGCGAGAAAAAGCGGAAACGAAGGGAACAGAGGACGAAGCAACCAAAGCTTCGACGTTACAATCTATAAGGGAGCCAGAACCGGTAAATGAAACTCAATCTAAACCGGAAACTATAAAAGAGGCTGAATTTGCATCAGAAATTGCGAAACAACCCGAACCCTTGCAAGAATCCGAACTCAGCAAACAACCTGAACCTGCAAAAGCACCTAAATCCGCGAAAAAAGTCAAACCTATGAAAGAGCCGGAACCAGTGAAAGAAGCGAAACCTTCGAAGGAACCTGAACCTGCGAAAGAACCGGAAATTGCGAAGGATCTAGAACCTACGAAGGAACTGGAACCTGCCAAGGAACCGGAGCCTGTAAAAGAACCAGAGCCTGTGAAGGAACCGGAGTCTGTGGAGGAGCCGGAATCTGTGAAGGAAGCGGAACTTGCGAAAGAAGTAGAACCTGCGGAGCAAGCAGAATCCGTGAAACAATCAGAACCGGAATTGGAAGCTATAAAAGAGCCCGTGAAAGAATCCGAATCCATGAAGGAAGTGGAATCTGTGAAGGAACCTGAGCCACTTCGAGAACCTGCGATATCGTTAGAACCGGAATTAAACTCGGAAAATCCAGCGGAATCTATACAGGGATCGCAAGCGGTTACAGAAGCCCTGCAAGAGTCAGAATCAGAAGCAGTTCAAGGGCCACAACCGATATCCGAGCTAGAAACCAATCAAGAATCTATGCTGAAAGCAAGTTCAGAACCTCAAACTACAGAAGGTGTAAGTGAGTCGGACGAAACAGACGAAAAGAAGGCGACAAATAAAATTG TGAAACATGACAAGGAAGAGGCGGTTAAAAGAATAGAGCAATACCTCATTAAAGCTGTTGAGGAGGCAAG GAccgaggaagaaaagaaacaggcTGCCGAGGAAGAAATAGTAAAACTCGAAGCGGATGAGGTGAAAGCATGGGAAGCATTACAGGTAGCGCAGGAACGTTTGGCGCATCTTGACGAAATTGTCGAACAAGAAAAAGCCGAAGCTGAAAGAAAAGTCGAGGAGGCGAAAATCGAGGCTAGTCGATTGGAAACCGAAAGAATACTTGAGGAAGAAAG gaAAATAGCAGAAGCTAAAACAACGGCTATGTTGAAGGAACAGGAGCGAATGATCATAGAGGAAGAACTCGAGAAGGCTCGTGACCAAGAGGAAACAGAGATAAGGTTAGCGAATGTTACGTTCGACGATCCAGATGAAGTGAAAGACATCGAACATTATCACGACGATGTGATAACCAGCGATATCACTGATCaggaaagggaagaaaggCTCTGTGATCCAGTTACAGACGACGATACGAGG GTCGAAGATGATGTGCAAGAAGAAGAACGTTTTGAGATGGCACAAGATCCTTTCGTCGAGGAACCAGAAGGAGCGGAAAGCAAACCTGTAACCGGCGGGAATGCCGTCGAAGAATCGCCAAACATCGAAGAAGTAACGTCTGGTGGAGAAGAGAGTTTCGAATGGGCCGAAGAAGATGCTTAA
- the LOC139992332 gene encoding uncharacterized protein isoform X4, with translation MVYESDFYTTRRPYSRPLVSSYSITYFDDEAREIRARVDSLLRRVHVFIPRAVASDFAEEIIPERMGSGDYVRRLISGKHNAKKDTIEPISWYDVPDRGNFGNLACVKYVAGKPQSVRKPYFKVADLRPSDVKNDVNFLSYYSKNREAAANASPDVPMTERELRKARALQPDLDESTLRKEVKTDKETESKPEKKRGFKREKAETKGTEDEATKASTLQSIREPEPVNETQSKPETIKEAEFASEIAKQPEPLQESELSKQPEPAKAPKSAKKVKPMKEPEPVKEAKPSKEPEPAKEPEIAKDLEPTKELEPAKEPEPVKEPEPVKEPESVEEPESVKEAELAKEVEPAEQAESVKQSEPELEAIKEPVKESESMKEVESVKEPEPLREPAISLEPELNSENPAESIQGSQAVTEALQESESEAVQGPQPISELETNQESMLKASSEPQTTEGVSESDETDEKKATNKIVKHDKEEAVKRIEQYLIKAVEEARTEEEKKQAAEEEIVKLEADEVKAWEALQVAQERLAHLDEIVEQEKAEAERKVEEAKIEASRLETERILEEERKIAEAKTTAMLKEQERMIIEEELEKARDQEETEIRLANVTFDDPDEVKDIEHYHDDVITSDITDQEREERLCDPVTDDDTRVEDDVQEEERFEMAQDPFVEEPEGAESKPVTGGNAVEESPNIEEVTSGGEESFEWAEEDA, from the exons TACTTCGACGACGAGGCGAGGGAAATACGTGCGAGAGTGGATTCTCTTCTTCGACGAGTTCACGTCTTCATTCCACGAGCCGTAGCAAG CGACTTCGCGGAAGAGATAATACCAGAACGTATGGGCAGCGGGGATTACGTCCGTCGACTAATCTCTGGAAAGCACAACGCGAAGAAAGACACGATAGAGCCGATTTCCTGGTATGATGTACCCGATCGAGGTAACTTCGGTAATCTGGCTTGCGTTAAATATGTCGCCGGCAAGCCACAATCGGTCAGGAAACCCTACTTCAAGGTTGCTGATTTACGTCCTTCGGACGTCAAAAACGATGTCAATTTTCTGAGTTACTACAGCAAGAACCGCGAGGCGGCGGCTAACGCCT CGCCAGATGTGCCGATGACGGAAAGAGAATTACGGAAGG CGCGAGCGTTGCAACCTGATTTGGATGAATCAACGCTGAGGAAAG AAGTTAAAACAGATAAAGAAACGGAATCAAAGCCAGAAAAGAAACGTGGATTTAAGCGAGAAAAAGCGGAAACGAAGGGAACAGAGGACGAAGCAACCAAAGCTTCGACGTTACAATCTATAAGGGAGCCAGAACCGGTAAATGAAACTCAATCTAAACCGGAAACTATAAAAGAGGCTGAATTTGCATCAGAAATTGCGAAACAACCCGAACCCTTGCAAGAATCCGAACTCAGCAAACAACCTGAACCTGCAAAAGCACCTAAATCCGCGAAAAAAGTCAAACCTATGAAAGAGCCGGAACCAGTGAAAGAAGCGAAACCTTCGAAGGAACCTGAACCTGCGAAAGAACCGGAAATTGCGAAGGATCTAGAACCTACGAAGGAACTGGAACCTGCCAAGGAACCGGAGCCTGTAAAAGAACCAGAGCCTGTGAAGGAACCGGAGTCTGTGGAGGAGCCGGAATCTGTGAAGGAAGCGGAACTTGCGAAAGAAGTAGAACCTGCGGAGCAAGCAGAATCCGTGAAACAATCAGAACCGGAATTGGAAGCTATAAAAGAGCCCGTGAAAGAATCCGAATCCATGAAGGAAGTGGAATCTGTGAAGGAACCTGAGCCACTTCGAGAACCTGCGATATCGTTAGAACCGGAATTAAACTCGGAAAATCCAGCGGAATCTATACAGGGATCGCAAGCGGTTACAGAAGCCCTGCAAGAGTCAGAATCAGAAGCAGTTCAAGGGCCACAACCGATATCCGAGCTAGAAACCAATCAAGAATCTATGCTGAAAGCAAGTTCAGAACCTCAAACTACAGAAGGTGTAAGTGAGTCGGACGAAACAGACGAAAAGAAGGCGACAAATAAAATTG TGAAACATGACAAGGAAGAGGCGGTTAAAAGAATAGAGCAATACCTCATTAAAGCTGTTGAGGAGGCAAG GAccgaggaagaaaagaaacaggcTGCCGAGGAAGAAATAGTAAAACTCGAAGCGGATGAGGTGAAAGCATGGGAAGCATTACAGGTAGCGCAGGAACGTTTGGCGCATCTTGACGAAATTGTCGAACAAGAAAAAGCCGAAGCTGAAAGAAAAGTCGAGGAGGCGAAAATCGAGGCTAGTCGATTGGAAACCGAAAGAATACTTGAGGAAGAAAG gaAAATAGCAGAAGCTAAAACAACGGCTATGTTGAAGGAACAGGAGCGAATGATCATAGAGGAAGAACTCGAGAAGGCTCGTGACCAAGAGGAAACAGAGATAAGGTTAGCGAATGTTACGTTCGACGATCCAGATGAAGTGAAAGACATCGAACATTATCACGACGATGTGATAACCAGCGATATCACTGATCaggaaagggaagaaaggCTCTGTGATCCAGTTACAGACGACGATACGAGG GTCGAAGATGATGTGCAAGAAGAAGAACGTTTTGAGATGGCACAAGATCCTTTCGTCGAGGAACCAGAAGGAGCGGAAAGCAAACCTGTAACCGGCGGGAATGCCGTCGAAGAATCGCCAAACATCGAAGAAGTAACGTCTGGTGGAGAAGAGAGTTTCGAATGGGCCGAAGAAGATGCTTAA
- the LOC139992332 gene encoding uncharacterized protein isoform X3: protein MVYESDFYTTRRPYSRPLVSSYSITDRPITLPISTILQYFDDEAREIRARVDSLLRRVHVFIPRAVASDFAEEIIPERMGSGDYVRRLISGKHNAKKDTIEPISWYDVPDRGNFGNLACVKYVAGKPQSVRKPYFKVADLRPSDVKNDVNFLSYYSKNREAAANASPDVPMTERELRKARALQPDLDESTLRKEVKTDKETESKPEKKRGFKREKAETKGTEDEATKASTLQSIREPEPVNETQSKPETIKEAEFASEIAKQPEPLQESELSKQPEPAKAPKSAKKVKPMKEPEPVKEAKPSKEPEPAKEPEIAKDLEPTKELEPAKEPEPVKEPEPVKEPESVEEPESVKEAELAKEVEPAEQAESVKQSEPELEAIKEPVKESESMKEVESVKEPEPLREPAISLEPELNSENPAESIQGSQAVTEALQESESEAVQGPQPISELETNQESMLKASSEPQTTEGVSESDETDEKKATNKIVKHDKEEAVKRIEQYLIKAVEEARTEEEKKQAAEEEIVKLEADEVKAWEALQVAQERLAHLDEIVEQEKAEAERKVEEAKIEASRLETERILEEERKIAEAKTTAMLKEQERMIIEEELEKARDQEETEIRLANVTFDDPDEVKDIEHYHDDVITSDITDQEREERLCDPVTDDDTRVEDDVQEEERFEMAQDPFVEEPEGAESKPVTGGNAVEESPNIEEVTSGGEESFEWAEEDA from the exons TACTTCGACGACGAGGCGAGGGAAATACGTGCGAGAGTGGATTCTCTTCTTCGACGAGTTCACGTCTTCATTCCACGAGCCGTAGCAAG CGACTTCGCGGAAGAGATAATACCAGAACGTATGGGCAGCGGGGATTACGTCCGTCGACTAATCTCTGGAAAGCACAACGCGAAGAAAGACACGATAGAGCCGATTTCCTGGTATGATGTACCCGATCGAGGTAACTTCGGTAATCTGGCTTGCGTTAAATATGTCGCCGGCAAGCCACAATCGGTCAGGAAACCCTACTTCAAGGTTGCTGATTTACGTCCTTCGGACGTCAAAAACGATGTCAATTTTCTGAGTTACTACAGCAAGAACCGCGAGGCGGCGGCTAACGCCT CGCCAGATGTGCCGATGACGGAAAGAGAATTACGGAAGG CGCGAGCGTTGCAACCTGATTTGGATGAATCAACGCTGAGGAAAG AAGTTAAAACAGATAAAGAAACGGAATCAAAGCCAGAAAAGAAACGTGGATTTAAGCGAGAAAAAGCGGAAACGAAGGGAACAGAGGACGAAGCAACCAAAGCTTCGACGTTACAATCTATAAGGGAGCCAGAACCGGTAAATGAAACTCAATCTAAACCGGAAACTATAAAAGAGGCTGAATTTGCATCAGAAATTGCGAAACAACCCGAACCCTTGCAAGAATCCGAACTCAGCAAACAACCTGAACCTGCAAAAGCACCTAAATCCGCGAAAAAAGTCAAACCTATGAAAGAGCCGGAACCAGTGAAAGAAGCGAAACCTTCGAAGGAACCTGAACCTGCGAAAGAACCGGAAATTGCGAAGGATCTAGAACCTACGAAGGAACTGGAACCTGCCAAGGAACCGGAGCCTGTAAAAGAACCAGAGCCTGTGAAGGAACCGGAGTCTGTGGAGGAGCCGGAATCTGTGAAGGAAGCGGAACTTGCGAAAGAAGTAGAACCTGCGGAGCAAGCAGAATCCGTGAAACAATCAGAACCGGAATTGGAAGCTATAAAAGAGCCCGTGAAAGAATCCGAATCCATGAAGGAAGTGGAATCTGTGAAGGAACCTGAGCCACTTCGAGAACCTGCGATATCGTTAGAACCGGAATTAAACTCGGAAAATCCAGCGGAATCTATACAGGGATCGCAAGCGGTTACAGAAGCCCTGCAAGAGTCAGAATCAGAAGCAGTTCAAGGGCCACAACCGATATCCGAGCTAGAAACCAATCAAGAATCTATGCTGAAAGCAAGTTCAGAACCTCAAACTACAGAAGGTGTAAGTGAGTCGGACGAAACAGACGAAAAGAAGGCGACAAATAAAATTG TGAAACATGACAAGGAAGAGGCGGTTAAAAGAATAGAGCAATACCTCATTAAAGCTGTTGAGGAGGCAAG GAccgaggaagaaaagaaacaggcTGCCGAGGAAGAAATAGTAAAACTCGAAGCGGATGAGGTGAAAGCATGGGAAGCATTACAGGTAGCGCAGGAACGTTTGGCGCATCTTGACGAAATTGTCGAACAAGAAAAAGCCGAAGCTGAAAGAAAAGTCGAGGAGGCGAAAATCGAGGCTAGTCGATTGGAAACCGAAAGAATACTTGAGGAAGAAAG gaAAATAGCAGAAGCTAAAACAACGGCTATGTTGAAGGAACAGGAGCGAATGATCATAGAGGAAGAACTCGAGAAGGCTCGTGACCAAGAGGAAACAGAGATAAGGTTAGCGAATGTTACGTTCGACGATCCAGATGAAGTGAAAGACATCGAACATTATCACGACGATGTGATAACCAGCGATATCACTGATCaggaaagggaagaaaggCTCTGTGATCCAGTTACAGACGACGATACGAGG GTCGAAGATGATGTGCAAGAAGAAGAACGTTTTGAGATGGCACAAGATCCTTTCGTCGAGGAACCAGAAGGAGCGGAAAGCAAACCTGTAACCGGCGGGAATGCCGTCGAAGAATCGCCAAACATCGAAGAAGTAACGTCTGGTGGAGAAGAGAGTTTCGAATGGGCCGAAGAAGATGCTTAA
- the LOC139992369 gene encoding uncharacterized protein isoform X1, whose amino-acid sequence MVRGLFVSGSLPDIAVTMASGREIYGAFSLIVDDVDSHSISSENSDLDGLSNENSSQNSSPQTPLDSPGGPREKIKQMQVEAETRRGEFARLLEEHAQVVRKLKMMEAEEQLSATGNVVGATHA is encoded by the exons ATGGTCAGAG GACTCTTTGTTTCAGGGTCGTTGCCTGATATCGCAGTGACGATGGCATCAGGAAGAGAAATTTACGGTGCATTCAG TTTAATTGTGGATGACGTCGATTCTCATTCGATATCAAGCGAGAACTCGGATTTAGATGGTTTATCGAATGAAAACAGCTCTCAGAATTCATCGCCTCAAACTCCACTGGACAGTCCAGGCGGACCtcgagaaaaaattaaacaaatgcaAGTGGAAGCCGAAACTAGAAGAGGAGAATTCGCAAGGCTACTCGAAGAACATGCTCAAGTAGTGAGAAAGTTAAAAATGATGGAGGCCGAAGAGCAACTCTCAGCAACCGGAAACGTAGTGGGAGCTACGCACGCGTGA
- the LOC139992369 gene encoding uncharacterized protein isoform X2: MVRGSLPDIAVTMASGREIYGAFSLIVDDVDSHSISSENSDLDGLSNENSSQNSSPQTPLDSPGGPREKIKQMQVEAETRRGEFARLLEEHAQVVRKLKMMEAEEQLSATGNVVGATHA; encoded by the exons ATGGTCAGAG GGTCGTTGCCTGATATCGCAGTGACGATGGCATCAGGAAGAGAAATTTACGGTGCATTCAG TTTAATTGTGGATGACGTCGATTCTCATTCGATATCAAGCGAGAACTCGGATTTAGATGGTTTATCGAATGAAAACAGCTCTCAGAATTCATCGCCTCAAACTCCACTGGACAGTCCAGGCGGACCtcgagaaaaaattaaacaaatgcaAGTGGAAGCCGAAACTAGAAGAGGAGAATTCGCAAGGCTACTCGAAGAACATGCTCAAGTAGTGAGAAAGTTAAAAATGATGGAGGCCGAAGAGCAACTCTCAGCAACCGGAAACGTAGTGGGAGCTACGCACGCGTGA